From Pseudomonas sp. G.S.17, the proteins below share one genomic window:
- a CDS encoding GNAT family N-acetyltransferase, with amino-acid sequence MSVQTTDSLSTIAPSQWDALVSGDSPFLRHAFLSALEDSGSLGPRSGWRAEHLLNFQDGQLVAAMPAYRKWHSYGEYVFDHGWADACRRAGIAYYPKLLVAVPFSPVSGPRILCASPEAGIELLNGLPGYLQAQELSSAHVNFTDPLADAFLAEQPGWLQRYGCQFHWQNRGYRDFQDFLDALSSRKRKQMRKEREQVAGQGIEFEWLEGQQLSEALWDFVYACYSNTYEIRGQSPYLTREFFSLLAERMPEAIRVVLSRQGSRPVAMAFSLLGGDSFYGRYWGCLAEFDRLHFETCFYQGMDYAIANGLQRFDAGAQGEHKLIRGFEPVITRSWHYLTHPGLKDAVTDFLEQERVGILAYAEDARSALPYRQVEG; translated from the coding sequence ATGTCCGTACAGACCACCGACAGCCTGAGCACGATCGCGCCCTCGCAATGGGACGCGCTCGTGTCGGGTGACTCGCCTTTTCTGCGTCATGCTTTTCTCAGTGCTCTTGAGGACAGCGGCAGCCTCGGCCCGCGCTCGGGATGGCGGGCCGAACACCTGCTCAACTTTCAGGACGGGCAACTGGTCGCAGCCATGCCTGCCTATCGCAAGTGGCATTCCTACGGCGAGTATGTGTTCGATCATGGCTGGGCCGACGCCTGCCGTCGCGCCGGCATTGCCTACTATCCGAAACTGCTGGTGGCGGTGCCGTTCAGTCCGGTCAGCGGGCCGCGAATCCTGTGCGCCTCACCCGAAGCCGGTATCGAATTGCTCAACGGCTTGCCGGGCTATTTGCAGGCGCAGGAGCTGTCCAGCGCCCACGTCAATTTCACCGACCCGCTGGCGGATGCGTTCCTGGCTGAGCAACCCGGCTGGCTGCAACGTTATGGCTGCCAGTTTCATTGGCAGAATCGCGGTTATCGGGATTTTCAGGATTTCCTCGACGCCTTGAGTTCGCGCAAGCGCAAACAAATGCGCAAGGAACGCGAGCAAGTGGCGGGGCAGGGCATCGAGTTCGAGTGGCTTGAGGGTCAGCAACTCAGCGAAGCGTTGTGGGATTTTGTCTACGCCTGCTATTCCAATACCTACGAGATTCGTGGGCAGTCGCCGTACCTGACGCGGGAATTCTTCAGCCTGCTCGCTGAGCGCATGCCGGAAGCGATTCGGGTGGTCCTGTCGCGTCAGGGCTCACGGCCGGTTGCCATGGCGTTCAGCCTGTTGGGTGGCGACAGTTTTTATGGCCGCTATTGGGGATGCCTGGCGGAGTTCGACCGTCTGCATTTCGAGACGTGTTTCTATCAGGGCATGGATTACGCCATTGCCAATGGCTTGCAGCGCTTCGACGCGGGCGCCCAGGGCGAGCACAAGCTGATTCGCGGCTTTGAACCGGTCATCACCCGTTCATGGCATTACCTGACGCATCCGGGTTTGAAAGACGCCGTGACCGATTTTCTCGAGCAGGAACGCGTGGGCATCCTGGCCTACGCCGAGGATGCCCGCAGCGCGTTGCCGTATCGGCAGGTTGAAGGATGA
- a CDS encoding putative porin: MRLVSAHTAAALCGGLVLAMSVPANAAVDAKLLDMLRANGSINQAQYAELQTELAKDQQAQKQALADVQNTKSASQAAFEQKVAWATKTQFKGDVRVRQETVNIDGQTNSQDKDRQRIRARLGAYTEINPQVSTGIRIATGGSSDARSTNQDLDGYFVKKDLWLDLGFIDYAPTAVKNLHVIGGKMNQPWVSMGDVIWDGDINPEGLATTYSLPLGGKTELFGSAGYYTLKDNIDGEGTQFRHDLSMTAGQLGARFAPTDNLKVTLGGSVYAFDNDKNSAALRVNGNTTNQFRLYEGFGQIDISGLGLPLALYGQYIVNNDSTDDQDTAWLAGVKTKVFGFGLDYNYRDTQRNAVVGAFTDSDFANGTTGSRGHKFKVGYEIDKNFSVGATYFLTKADYAVASQRDADANTLQLDVEAKF, from the coding sequence ATGCGTCTTGTTTCTGCACACACTGCGGCGGCCCTTTGCGGTGGCCTGGTATTGGCCATGAGTGTTCCAGCCAATGCCGCAGTCGACGCTAAACTGCTCGACATGCTCAGGGCCAACGGCTCGATCAATCAGGCCCAGTACGCCGAGCTACAAACTGAACTGGCAAAAGACCAGCAGGCCCAGAAGCAAGCGCTCGCCGACGTCCAGAACACTAAATCAGCCTCTCAGGCCGCTTTCGAACAGAAAGTTGCCTGGGCGACCAAGACCCAATTCAAGGGTGATGTGCGTGTTCGTCAGGAAACCGTCAATATCGATGGCCAGACCAACAGCCAGGACAAGGACCGTCAGCGAATTCGTGCTCGTCTGGGCGCCTATACCGAAATCAATCCGCAGGTCAGCACCGGTATTCGTATCGCCACCGGCGGCAGCAGCGATGCGCGCTCCACCAACCAGGATCTGGACGGCTACTTCGTCAAGAAGGATCTGTGGCTGGACCTGGGCTTCATCGACTACGCGCCAACAGCGGTCAAGAACCTGCACGTGATCGGCGGCAAGATGAACCAGCCGTGGGTCAGCATGGGCGACGTGATCTGGGATGGCGACATCAACCCTGAAGGTCTGGCCACGACCTACAGCCTGCCGTTGGGCGGCAAGACCGAGCTGTTCGGCAGCGCCGGTTACTACACCCTCAAGGACAACATCGACGGCGAAGGTACCCAGTTCCGTCACGACTTGAGCATGACCGCTGGCCAGTTGGGCGCACGCTTCGCACCGACCGACAACCTGAAAGTCACGCTGGGCGGTAGCGTCTATGCCTTCGACAATGACAAGAACAGTGCGGCCCTGCGCGTCAACGGCAACACCACCAATCAATTCCGTCTGTACGAAGGTTTCGGCCAGATCGATATCAGCGGTCTTGGCCTGCCACTGGCGCTGTACGGCCAGTACATCGTCAACAATGACAGCACTGACGATCAGGACACTGCCTGGCTGGCGGGCGTGAAGACCAAGGTGTTCGGTTTCGGCCTGGACTACAACTACCGCGACACACAGCGTAACGCTGTAGTCGGTGCCTTCACCGATTCTGACTTCGCCAACGGCACCACTGGCTCGCGCGGTCACAAGTTCAAGGTCGGTTACGAAATCGACAAGAACTTCTCGGTCGGCGCGACTTACTTCCTGACCAAGGCTGACTACGCCGTGGCCAGCCAGCGCGATGCAGATGCCAACACCCTGCAATTGGACGTTGAAGCCAAGTTCTAA
- a CDS encoding peptidylprolyl isomerase, whose protein sequence is MLKKIAIAACSVLFAANLMAATAPAKPTHVVLDTSFGAIEIELADAKAPISTQNFLGYVDSGFYTNTIFHRVIPGFMAQGGGFTAQMKQKQNKAPIKNEADNGLHNVRGTLAMARTSDVNSATSQFFINTNDNAMLDHGARDYGYAVFGKVVKGMDVVDQIVNAQAGIKGGMQNVPLDPILIKSAKRVD, encoded by the coding sequence AAAAATCGCTATCGCCGCCTGTTCCGTGCTCTTTGCCGCCAATCTGATGGCTGCCACCGCACCCGCCAAGCCGACCCACGTCGTGCTCGACACCAGCTTTGGCGCGATTGAAATCGAACTCGCTGATGCCAAGGCGCCGATCAGCACCCAGAACTTCCTGGGCTACGTCGACAGCGGCTTCTACACCAACACCATTTTCCACCGCGTCATTCCCGGCTTCATGGCCCAGGGCGGCGGTTTCACTGCGCAGATGAAACAGAAGCAGAACAAGGCGCCAATCAAGAACGAAGCCGATAACGGTCTGCACAACGTACGCGGCACGCTGGCCATGGCGCGGACGTCGGATGTGAACTCGGCCACCAGCCAGTTTTTCATCAACACCAATGACAACGCTATGCTTGATCATGGCGCGCGTGATTACGGCTACGCCGTATTCGGTAAAGTGGTCAAGGGCATGGACGTGGTCGACCAGATCGTCAACGCCCAGGCCGGCATCAAAGGTGGCATGCAAAACGTGCCGTTGGACCCGATCCTGATCAAGTCCGCCAAGCGCGTCGACTGA
- a CDS encoding NEL-type E3 ubiquitin ligase domain-containing protein gives MSDTPVNDQTPDITFYGEGFPNQEILKRRLPEWFTRNSSETARLQMELHKSQLKSLATQKAFRASIKPLKSVQEFARPLLNQKMFEQFKVKADCTQVSLEEVVSIAPLDVTRTPILSAALFNFDANKVLIEGSVLRYTPPANPAAAAWFNNGVRDDVCGAQISCSSGLVNVNPNAFARMCRSLDLGGKYQTHLDSVFKMATTAGQIAEAFTSKERARFEVLSHIARMKGDVSQEAYEVMLKVARNDDRPVWRGGPVFYSTFELLDRHFTGGFMGGVFQGVLMVESHAQVVWPAYNSHPVPSEHMLSFGEPGHDFPVVVYMPGDPAHPIKEYPTAWHFFAELMNKFKDPSFRSHFERYIRLQYRSLFLDKITRAAERREPSDDIWPRWMRQQGQPFQLLYDQAVSKIYAEAEVLAVPVSDKENASTTGAWQTFKSVAHVGFDLADVFLPASEVRDLVEDAFIGVENWSDGETEKALGQLYMIGKDIVIAAAPKAAREVERLEKIYEDGKQALEYLQGLLQLSANNSDNPTAEQSRIEQDEIVELERNEVQPVLNSAKPSAFVESLVQVKSGQASTQLWKPSLDVFEQHRLPKGTFLNSRSLFKASGKTWVAMGGHHYELGFDSALNKWRILNPDGVQPYSPVLETNDVGAWRFEGENPMGWDVYTAFRRLHGDLVPLADDTIRQILRVTEVDEALLRQIHVDKLAPPALLIDCTQRFLLDHQVTEFIGLMVEISTFDRDREDDDFIVRTIEPYFDFLVKLPGWPDDRVLRRVDGQGTVLSVHAPTNTTARTIDVTYTPGKMKAFLDAVVIGLSPEEVELLLVDYQGPQTRSQYLAMRIAFEAEGRRALLLESCYAARDRSTDPFVRLMKRDFPSLPYCVAREIVSCADRAESRRMANAGRIPLRLGELAREYLQQLRLNRALECFYLHIENADSATLALGLINSVPDWPQEAVVEVRNNTFDGERIFHSAGSDATQGNPPLVFVKVGGDYQMFNDQGQRVHLDSKGLHDSLVRALANQARLTHDVNKLELVLGDIATTQRSRVKRLLGMQQIKPGIKWPSRLADGRVGYPLSGRLRGLFGKFRSNAQGFSPELAVKNLYPQFTPREVRKFLEKLSLAFTGTAREKQSHVRARLNELTEQYTRLESALDSWLTEVKLAPVGQLAGATIDGREVARRRILSCWRREPASVINPAAQDWVHRLDLSGLAIGSLPVIEANFNHVHALTLENMALTADSVEAFLKRFPQARWLSLRGNLLNSVPPTLASLSTLKRLVLSNNPISIDAEGMQYLQRLTALETLVLEGQSINIPVAIDVSRWPALMELKLRNCGLAIMPSGLGVHEPLRHVDLRHNWIADIDEATFSAIASRSQLYVRLHQNPLNEQTIARAEGLFDPVRLVRMGIVSLPEPPGRNQTVAQWLEETGREEQRRHWADLQLEAGGEAFVQLVSDMFLTADYRDNRRVLTGRLWRMIDAMANSYQLQEELFALAAHPQTCGDGTMIVFNQLDVRVLVFELESRHGSVSPVDMFKLIRGLERLSELEKIALDDFNARIATEPGLDQIEVSLIYPTLLRETLELPGQAQTMLFQSISGVTQQMLDRARDRVLARENTQEFFDSMIARKDWIAFLEEHYPQRFERMNQPFHDRQDALDSSRETLTDEAYLRGTNRLVQERHESISVLALLLTRQIAQAASAPAGR, from the coding sequence ATGTCAGACACACCTGTTAACGATCAAACGCCGGATATCACTTTCTACGGTGAAGGCTTTCCCAATCAGGAAATTCTAAAGCGGCGCCTGCCGGAGTGGTTTACCCGGAATAGTTCGGAAACCGCGCGCTTACAAATGGAACTGCACAAGAGTCAGTTGAAAAGTCTGGCGACGCAAAAAGCATTTCGCGCGTCGATTAAACCGCTCAAATCCGTACAGGAGTTTGCCCGGCCGCTATTGAATCAGAAGATGTTTGAGCAATTCAAAGTCAAAGCGGATTGCACGCAGGTCAGCCTCGAAGAAGTGGTCTCCATCGCACCACTCGACGTGACAAGAACCCCAATACTTTCGGCTGCCTTGTTTAATTTTGACGCTAATAAAGTCCTCATCGAAGGGTCGGTGTTGCGCTATACGCCGCCTGCTAATCCGGCTGCTGCCGCCTGGTTTAATAATGGCGTCAGAGACGATGTCTGCGGCGCACAAATCTCCTGCTCTTCCGGACTCGTTAATGTCAATCCGAACGCTTTCGCACGGATGTGCCGATCACTGGATCTTGGCGGCAAGTATCAGACTCATCTGGACAGCGTATTTAAAATGGCGACTACCGCCGGGCAAATTGCCGAAGCGTTTACCTCCAAGGAGCGTGCTCGATTTGAAGTGCTGAGCCACATTGCCCGGATGAAAGGCGACGTAAGCCAGGAGGCCTATGAGGTCATGCTCAAGGTGGCAAGGAATGACGACAGGCCCGTGTGGCGGGGAGGTCCGGTTTTCTACAGTACCTTCGAACTTCTGGATCGACACTTCACCGGCGGTTTCATGGGCGGTGTTTTTCAGGGTGTGCTCATGGTTGAGTCCCATGCGCAGGTCGTCTGGCCCGCCTACAATTCCCACCCTGTTCCCTCTGAGCACATGTTGAGTTTTGGCGAGCCTGGCCATGATTTTCCGGTGGTCGTGTATATGCCTGGGGACCCTGCTCATCCGATAAAGGAATACCCAACAGCCTGGCATTTTTTTGCAGAGTTGATGAACAAGTTTAAAGATCCATCTTTTCGCAGCCACTTCGAACGGTACATTCGATTACAGTATCGCAGCCTATTTCTCGACAAAATAACCAGGGCGGCAGAACGTAGAGAACCGTCGGACGATATTTGGCCGAGATGGATGCGCCAGCAAGGTCAGCCATTTCAATTACTCTACGATCAGGCAGTGAGTAAAATTTATGCCGAGGCCGAAGTGCTTGCAGTGCCCGTGAGTGACAAGGAAAACGCCTCCACGACTGGCGCCTGGCAGACATTCAAATCAGTTGCCCATGTCGGGTTCGATCTGGCTGATGTTTTTTTACCGGCTTCTGAAGTTCGAGACCTGGTAGAGGATGCCTTCATTGGTGTCGAGAACTGGAGCGACGGCGAAACCGAGAAAGCACTGGGTCAGCTTTACATGATCGGCAAGGATATCGTTATTGCCGCTGCACCCAAAGCAGCCAGGGAAGTCGAGCGGCTTGAAAAAATCTATGAAGATGGGAAACAGGCGCTTGAGTATCTTCAGGGGTTACTCCAGCTCTCAGCGAATAACTCCGACAACCCAACGGCCGAACAGTCGCGAATCGAACAGGACGAGATTGTCGAACTTGAACGCAATGAGGTGCAACCGGTACTGAACTCAGCGAAGCCTTCAGCATTTGTCGAGAGTCTGGTTCAAGTCAAATCCGGGCAGGCTTCGACTCAACTGTGGAAACCCAGCCTGGATGTTTTCGAACAGCACCGTTTGCCAAAGGGCACCTTCCTCAACAGTCGCAGCCTGTTCAAGGCCAGCGGCAAAACCTGGGTGGCGATGGGAGGCCATCATTACGAGCTTGGATTCGATTCGGCATTGAACAAATGGCGCATCCTCAATCCTGACGGCGTGCAACCCTATTCACCCGTTCTGGAAACCAACGATGTCGGTGCCTGGCGTTTTGAAGGTGAAAACCCGATGGGGTGGGATGTCTACACGGCCTTCCGCCGTTTGCACGGTGACCTGGTGCCGCTTGCGGATGACACCATCCGGCAGATTCTGCGGGTTACCGAGGTTGACGAAGCCCTGCTACGTCAGATCCATGTGGATAAGCTGGCCCCGCCGGCGTTGTTGATTGATTGCACCCAGCGCTTTCTTCTTGACCATCAAGTGACTGAGTTCATCGGCTTGATGGTGGAAATAAGTACGTTTGATCGGGATCGTGAAGACGATGATTTTATCGTGCGCACGATCGAACCGTATTTCGACTTTCTGGTGAAACTGCCGGGCTGGCCGGATGATCGAGTACTGCGCCGCGTGGATGGGCAAGGGACCGTCCTGAGTGTTCATGCACCGACCAACACCACAGCGCGCACGATTGATGTGACGTATACCCCCGGAAAAATGAAGGCATTTCTGGATGCGGTGGTGATCGGGCTGTCGCCGGAGGAGGTCGAACTGTTGCTGGTCGACTACCAGGGACCGCAAACCCGCAGCCAATACCTGGCAATGCGTATTGCCTTCGAAGCAGAGGGCAGACGAGCGCTGCTTCTTGAATCGTGCTATGCCGCCAGAGATCGCTCGACTGACCCTTTTGTCCGACTCATGAAGCGCGACTTTCCAAGCCTGCCCTATTGCGTTGCGAGAGAGATTGTCAGCTGTGCCGACCGCGCGGAGAGTCGCCGTATGGCAAACGCCGGGCGTATCCCGCTGCGCCTCGGCGAACTGGCGCGCGAATATCTTCAACAACTGCGTCTGAACCGGGCGCTTGAGTGTTTTTATCTGCACATCGAGAATGCCGACAGCGCCACCCTGGCCTTGGGCCTGATCAACTCGGTACCCGATTGGCCGCAGGAGGCGGTGGTCGAAGTCCGCAACAACACCTTCGATGGCGAGAGGATTTTTCACTCCGCAGGCAGTGATGCAACACAAGGCAACCCGCCGCTGGTGTTTGTCAAAGTCGGCGGCGATTATCAGATGTTCAATGACCAGGGCCAACGCGTTCACCTCGATAGCAAAGGGTTGCATGACAGCCTGGTGAGGGCATTGGCCAATCAGGCGCGCCTGACCCACGACGTGAACAAGCTGGAGCTCGTTCTGGGAGACATTGCAACGACGCAGCGCAGCAGGGTCAAAAGGCTTCTGGGCATGCAGCAGATAAAACCGGGGATTAAATGGCCTTCGCGTCTGGCTGATGGACGTGTGGGTTATCCATTGAGCGGTCGTCTGCGAGGGCTGTTCGGCAAGTTCCGCAGCAACGCGCAAGGTTTTTCGCCGGAGCTGGCGGTAAAAAATCTGTATCCGCAGTTCACGCCTCGCGAGGTCAGGAAGTTTCTTGAAAAATTATCGCTGGCGTTTACAGGCACGGCACGCGAGAAACAGAGCCATGTCAGAGCCCGGTTGAATGAACTGACAGAGCAATACACCCGACTGGAAAGCGCGCTGGACAGTTGGTTGACCGAGGTGAAACTGGCGCCGGTGGGGCAACTGGCAGGTGCCACTATCGATGGGCGCGAAGTCGCCAGAAGGCGGATATTGTCCTGCTGGCGAAGGGAGCCGGCGTCGGTGATCAATCCAGCAGCCCAGGATTGGGTGCATAGACTCGACCTCAGCGGCCTGGCGATTGGATCGCTGCCTGTGATCGAGGCGAACTTCAACCACGTCCACGCCTTGACGCTGGAGAATATGGCGCTGACTGCCGACAGTGTCGAGGCATTCCTCAAGCGGTTTCCCCAGGCGCGCTGGCTATCGTTGAGAGGGAACCTGCTGAACTCGGTCCCACCGACATTGGCCAGCTTGTCGACGCTCAAACGTCTGGTACTGAGCAATAATCCCATCAGTATCGATGCCGAAGGCATGCAATACCTGCAACGCTTGACCGCGCTGGAGACGCTGGTGCTGGAAGGCCAGAGTATCAATATCCCGGTGGCCATCGACGTCAGCCGCTGGCCGGCACTGATGGAACTGAAGCTCAGGAACTGCGGGCTCGCCATCATGCCGTCCGGGTTGGGTGTACACGAACCGCTACGCCACGTCGATCTGCGTCATAACTGGATCGCCGACATCGATGAAGCGACCTTCAGCGCCATTGCCTCGCGCTCCCAACTTTATGTGCGACTGCATCAAAACCCTCTCAATGAGCAAACAATTGCCCGGGCCGAAGGCCTGTTTGATCCTGTGAGGCTGGTGCGCATGGGCATTGTGAGCTTGCCCGAGCCACCTGGGCGAAACCAGACAGTGGCCCAATGGCTGGAAGAAACCGGCAGGGAAGAGCAGCGCCGGCACTGGGCAGACCTGCAGCTCGAAGCCGGTGGGGAGGCGTTTGTCCAGTTGGTCAGTGACATGTTCCTGACCGCTGACTACCGCGACAATCGCCGGGTATTGACGGGGCGGCTCTGGCGAATGATCGATGCAATGGCCAATTCCTACCAGTTGCAGGAGGAGTTATTCGCCTTGGCTGCTCATCCACAAACATGTGGTGATGGCACCATGATTGTCTTCAACCAGCTCGACGTTCGTGTGTTGGTTTTCGAGCTGGAATCCAGGCATGGAAGCGTCTCGCCTGTCGATATGTTCAAACTGATCCGTGGGCTGGAGCGCCTGTCAGAACTGGAAAAAATTGCCCTGGATGACTTCAATGCGAGGATTGCAACGGAGCCGGGCCTGGACCAGATCGAGGTCAGCCTCATTTACCCTACGTTGTTGCGTGAAACGCTTGAACTGCCGGGGCAGGCGCAGACGATGCTGTTTCAATCCATCTCGGGAGTCACCCAGCAGATGCTGGATCGCGCCAGAGATCGGGTGCTTGCCAGGGAAAACACGCAGGAGTTCTTTGACTCCATGATCGCTCGCAAGGACTGGATCGCGTTTCTGGAGGAGCACTATCCGCAACGCTTCGAAAGAATGAATCAGCCGTTCCATGATCGTCAGGATGCCCTCGACTCCTCACGGGAAACCCTGACCGACGAGGCGTATCTGCGTGGTACGAACAGGTTGGTTCAAGAGCGGCACGAGTCGATCTCCGTTCTGGCGTTGCTGTTGACCAGACAGATAGCCCAGGCCGCCTCGGCACCGGCCGGACGCTAG
- a CDS encoding ABC transporter ATP-binding protein codes for MFYRRFEKLIDIFRDAPTDAPPNKVLAFYIYYLRQVWPSFAALLVVGLIGALIEVALFSYLSRIIDLAQGTPDKNFFSIHATELIWMTVVALVLRPIFVGLHDLLVHQTISPGMTSMIRWQNHSYVLKQSIKFFQNDFAGRIAQRIMQTGNSLRDSAVQAVDALWHVLIYAISALVLFAEADWRLMIPLLAWIVAYILALCYFVPRVKERSVVSSDARSKLMGRIVDGYTNITTLKLFAHTNFEQQYAREAISEQTEKSQLAGRVVTSMDTVITTMNGILIVTTTGLALWLWTQSLISVGAIALATGLAIRIVNMSGWIMWVVNGIFENIGMVQDGLQSISQPVSVTDRETAPRLEVDKGGVKFDGVDFHYGNGNGIIHGLNLDIKPGEKIGLIGPSGAGKSTLVNLLLRMYDVQDGRILIDGQDISHVAQESLREKIGMITQDTSLLHRSIRDNLLYGKPDATDEELWEAVYKARADEFIPLLSDAEGRTGFDAHVGERGVKLSGGQRQRIAIARVLLKDAPILIMDEATSALDSEVEAAIQESLETLMRGKTVIAIAHRLSTIARMDRLVVLERGQIAESGTHAELLAHGGLYARLWQHQTGGFVGID; via the coding sequence ATGTTCTATCGTCGTTTCGAAAAACTGATCGACATCTTCCGGGACGCACCAACAGACGCCCCACCGAATAAAGTCCTCGCTTTCTACATCTATTACCTGCGACAGGTCTGGCCAAGCTTCGCCGCGCTGTTGGTGGTGGGCCTGATCGGCGCGCTGATCGAAGTGGCGCTGTTCAGTTATCTGAGCCGCATCATCGACCTTGCCCAAGGCACGCCCGACAAGAATTTCTTCAGCATCCATGCCACCGAGCTGATCTGGATGACCGTGGTCGCGCTGGTACTGCGGCCGATTTTCGTCGGCCTGCATGACCTGCTGGTGCATCAGACCATCAGCCCCGGCATGACCAGCATGATTCGCTGGCAGAACCACAGCTATGTGCTGAAACAAAGCATCAAGTTCTTCCAGAACGACTTCGCCGGGCGCATCGCCCAACGCATCATGCAGACCGGCAACTCGCTGCGCGACTCGGCGGTACAGGCGGTGGACGCGCTGTGGCACGTGTTGATTTATGCCATCAGCGCGCTGGTGCTGTTTGCCGAGGCCGACTGGCGCCTGATGATCCCGCTGCTGGCGTGGATCGTCGCCTACATTCTGGCCTTGTGCTACTTCGTGCCACGTGTGAAAGAGCGCTCGGTGGTGTCATCCGATGCGCGCTCCAAGTTGATGGGGCGCATTGTCGACGGCTACACCAACATCACAACGCTCAAGCTGTTCGCGCACACCAATTTCGAGCAGCAATACGCTCGGGAAGCGATCAGCGAGCAGACCGAAAAAAGTCAGTTGGCAGGCCGCGTCGTGACGTCCATGGACACCGTCATCACCACCATGAACGGCATTCTGATCGTCACCACTACCGGTCTGGCGCTGTGGCTCTGGACGCAATCACTGATCTCGGTGGGCGCTATCGCGCTGGCGACCGGCCTGGCGATTCGCATCGTCAACATGTCGGGCTGGATCATGTGGGTGGTCAACGGGATCTTCGAAAACATCGGCATGGTCCAGGATGGCCTGCAAAGCATCTCGCAACCGGTCAGCGTCACCGACCGTGAAACCGCGCCGCGCCTGGAAGTGGACAAAGGCGGCGTGAAGTTCGACGGCGTTGATTTCCATTACGGCAATGGCAACGGGATCATTCACGGCCTGAACCTGGATATCAAACCCGGTGAAAAAATCGGTTTGATCGGCCCTTCCGGCGCGGGCAAATCGACGTTGGTGAACCTGTTGCTGCGAATGTATGACGTGCAGGACGGCCGGATTCTTATCGATGGCCAGGACATTTCCCACGTAGCACAGGAAAGTCTGCGGGAAAAAATCGGCATGATCACTCAGGACACGTCGCTGCTGCACCGCTCGATTCGCGACAACCTGCTGTACGGCAAGCCCGATGCAACCGACGAAGAATTATGGGAAGCCGTGTACAAGGCCCGCGCCGATGAGTTCATCCCGTTGCTGTCGGATGCCGAAGGTCGCACCGGGTTTGATGCGCATGTCGGCGAGCGCGGCGTCAAGCTGTCCGGCGGTCAGCGCCAGCGGATCGCTATCGCGCGCGTACTGCTCAAGGATGCGCCGATTCTGATCATGGACGAGGCCACCTCAGCGCTGGATTCGGAAGTCGAAGCGGCTATTCAGGAAAGCCTGGAAACCTTGATGCGCGGCAAGACCGTGATCGCCATCGCCCACCGCTTGTCCACCATCGCCCGCATGGATCGCCTGGTGGTGCTGGAACGCGGCCAGATCGCCGAAAGCGGCACCCATGCCGAACTGCTGGCACATGGCGGTTTGTATGCAAGGCTGTGGCAGCATCAGACCGGTGGGTTTGTAGGGATTGATTAA